The sequence CGCTCCGACGTCGGGTCGTCGGACGCGCGGGGAGCGGCGCCCTCGGATTCGGCGGCAGGTCGGAGCGTCGTCACAGAGTCGATTCCTCGGGGGTCGGGGTCGTGTTGGGCTTGTTCGTCTGGCTCGTGGTGAGACCTACGTGCACACGCAGAGATCATCACCAGGAGGTCACACCGGAAGCGGGCCCCGAGACGTGAGGCCGGCGCTGCCGTGGCGGCGACTTGTCCAGTGTAGCGAACGATGGCCGGGATGGCCAGGCGTGATACTCCAATACGGAGGCGAGTCGGAGGTGGGATGCCCCGATCCTGCGCTCAGAAGCCGGACTCGGCCAGCGCCTCGGCGAGTTCGTCCGACACGGCGGGCGAGGACGCAAAGGTGAGGTCGCGGCTGGCCCGAGCCCCGCTCGGGGTGAGGACGACGGCACCCGCCTCCTCGGCTACGAGCACGCCGGCGGCGTGGTCCCAGGGGTGCAGGCCGCGTTCGACGTAGGCGTCGAGGCGCCCGGCCGCGACGGAGCAGAGGTCGAGGGAGGCGGCGCCGATCCTGCGCACGTCGCGGACCCGCCCGAGCAGGATGGCGAGCCGCCGGCCCTGCTCGACGCGGCGCGCAGGATCGTACGAGAACCCGGTGCCGAGGAGCGCCTGCGACAGAGAGGCGGGCGTCGACACGGCGAGCGGCACGGCGGTCGCGTCCGCGTCGGCGCCGGCACCGTGCGTGCGCAGGTGCGCGCCGCCGCCGCGGGTGGCCGTGAACTCCTCGCC is a genomic window of Frondihabitans peucedani containing:
- a CDS encoding inositol monophosphatase family protein — encoded protein: MPHDELLATARSIAREAGALAARRRAEGVEVADRKSSDVDIVTHADREVEALIRRRLAEERPGDGFYGEESDAARSTTGLTWIVDPIDGTVNFLYGIPTYAVSIAVVEGEPDPLTWRALAACVYNPASGEEFTATRGGGAHLRTHGAGADADATAVPLAVSTPASLSQALLGTGFSYDPARRVEQGRRLAILLGRVRDVRRIGAASLDLCSVAAGRLDAYVERGLHPWDHAAGVLVAEEAGAVVLTPSGARASRDLTFASSPAVSDELAEALAESGF